In the genome of Calothrix sp. PCC 6303, the window CGGTTTCCCTTGGGTATTTCCTTTCCCGCAGGTTCCGGTTTAGTGGCATTTGCCGCAGCTTTGGGGGTAATGCCGTTAGATATGCCAGAATCTGTATTAGTACGCTTTAAAGGGGAATTGCAACCCGGTGTCACCCTGCGAGATGTCGTTAATGCTATCCCTTACGTAGCAATTCAAAAAGGTTTACTAACAGTCGAGAAACAGAACAAGAAAAATATCTTCGCTGGCAAAATCTTGGAAATTGAAGGTTTACCAGATTTGAAAGTCGAACAAGCATTTGAACTTACCGATGCTTCCGCCGAGCGTTCCTGTGCTGGCTGTACAATTAAACTCAGTAGCGAAACTGTTTCTGAATACATCCGTTCCAACGTTGCACTGTTGAAAAATATGGTTGCAAGGGGTTATGGAGATGCTAGAACCATTATGCGTCGTGTAAATAAGATGGAGGAATGGTTAGCAAATCCAGTATTAATGGAGGCAGATGCAGATGCGGAATATGCGGAAATAATCGAAATTGATTTGAACGAAATCAAAGAACCCATTGTTGCTGCACCCAACGACCCTGATAATATCAAGTTACTATCAGAAGTTGCCAATGACCCCGTACAGGAAGTATTTGTTGGTTCCTGCATGACGAATATTGGACATTATCGCGCAACAGCGAAGGTATTAGAAGGTGCAGGAAAAGTAAACGCCAGATTGTGGATAGCACCCCCAACTCGGATGGATGAAACCCAGTTGAAGAAAGAAGGAATTTACGACATTTTTGTCGCTGCAAATGCTCGCACAGAAATGCCAGGATGTAGTTTATGTATGGGGAATCAAGCGCGTGTTGAAGATGGAACAACGGTGTTTTCAACCTCTACAAGAAACTTCAATAATCGCATGGGTAAAGATGCCCAAGTTTACCTTGGTTCGGCAGAGTTAGCAGCAGTATGTGCGCTGTTAGGTAGAATTCCCACCGTGCAGGAATATCTTGATATTGTTGGGGAGAAAATTCAGCCTTTTGCTGATGATTTATATCGGTATTTGAACTTTAATCAAATATCAGGATTTGAGGATGAAGGTAGGGTGATTAGTAAGGAAGAAGAAGCAAAGATTTTGGAAGTCAGCTTAAAGTAGTATAATTTGCAGAAGGTGGATACCATCCACCTTACTGTGATTACAAATAGAATAATGCCAGCAAAAGATATCTACCATGACGCAGTTAAAAATGCTTTAATTAAAGATGGATGGATAATTACAGCCGATCCTTATCCAATTAAATATGAAGAAATCAAATTGTTTGCTGATATGGCTGGAGAGAAAACCATCGCTGCCAATAAACAAGAAAAACAAATTGTTGTTGAAGTGAAAAGTTTTCTAAGTCGTTCACCAATGCGTGATTTTGAAACTGCATTAGGTCAGTATCTAATTTATAAAGCTTTTCTCTCTGTTGAACATCCCGAACAGGAATTATATTTGGCGATAATTCAAAAAATTTATGATGATTTTTTCCAAAAAGTTGCCATTCAATTCATTTTAGTAAAATATCAAGTCTCACTAATAATAGTTGATTTGGATAAAGAGGAGATTATACAATGGACAAGTTAACTAATTATCAAAATATAATAAAGCAAGTTTTAACTGAATATCAAAGGATATCAGCACAAGTTCCTGTGCTTGATGTTGATGAAGTATTAATGTTTGATGATGAAAGAAGTCACTACCTTTGGTTTAATATTGGTTGGAAACAAGGAAAAAGAGTTAAAGGTATTTCTGTATATGTTCGTATAAAAAATGAGAAAGTTTATATTGAGGAAGATTGGACAGAGGAGGGAATGGCAACCGAGTTAATGCAGTTAGGTGTTCCCACTAGTGATATTGTGCTGGCTTTTCAGCCTCCAGAAGTGAGAAAATATACTGAGTTTGCAACAGCATAATTAGTATTAGAGAATATGTAGACACGATATGCTTTGTCTTTGCGATGTCAAAGACAAGCTGCTTTGCATCTACGCACTCTCTCTCGGAATTTAGGCTAAATTGAGAATGCGATACCACAAAGTGGTTGCCAAGGGCAGCGCAATAGCTAAAATCTCAATGCAAACTGATAAATACCTGTTTGCACAAGAACTCATCACCGATACCGAAGGTAATATTCGGAAAATGGTGATTGATTTTAAGTTTTCGATTTACTTAAATTAGACTAAACTGTATTTAACTCAGCTAAGAACCCCTATAATTAGCAGTCTCATCAATAGTTTAAGTTATGTCAGGACATAGTAAATGGGCAACTATTAAACGTCAGAAGGCAGTGGTTGATGCCAAAAAGGGTAAAACTTTCACGCAGCTTTCACGGGCGATAATTGTAGCAGTACGTAATGGGATTCCTGATCCGAGTGGTAACTTTCAATTGCGAACAGCAATCGAAAAAGCCAAAGCAGCGGGTATTCCCAATGATAATATCGAACGCGCGATCGCTAAAGGAGCAGGAACCTTTAATGACGGTAGCATTTTTGAGTCGATCCGTTATGAAGGTTATGGTTGTGGTGGTGTGGCGATTATCGTTGAGGCTTTTACCGACAACCGCAACCGTACAGCGGCAGATTTACGGGTAGCTTTTAGTAAGAATGGTGGAAACTTGGGGGAAACTGGCTGTGTCAGTTGGATGTTTGAACAAAAAGCCGTGTGTGTAGTTACGGGTGTTAAAGACGAAGACAAGCTGCTAGAAGCATCCTTAGAGGGTGGTGCGGAAACTTATGAAATGGTGGATGCTGGTGTTTCTGAGGTTTTTACAGATATTAGCAATTTGGAAAATTTGAGCCAAACATTGAAAACAGCAGGCTTTACCGTCAGCGATGCCGAATGGAGATGGCTACCTAGTAATTATGTCGAAATAGTCGATTCAGAGCAAGCGCGATCGCTTTTTAAGCTAATCGACACTTTGGAAACTTTGGATGATGTGCAAAATGTCACCGCTAATTTTGAAATGTCAGAACAGTTAATGGATTTAGGTGTTTAAAACCTCAAAGCTTTTCCTTGGCACCCTACTTTTAAATTCCCAAAACACTCAAATAAATAAAGCCATATATCAAATTAGCGATAATATAAAAATGCCCTTGAGATGTGAAATATCTTATGAACACTAGGCTAGAAGTTGAATCGGCTATCAAGCAATTACCAGAGAGTGAAGTTCGCAATCTGGCAAAGTGGCTGCAAGAATATCTGGATGAAATGTGGGATCAACAAATCGAAACTGACTTAGCATCAGGAAAGTTAGATCGTCTAATTGCTCAAGCAGAAGCGGATATTGCTGTACACAATGTGAGGGATTTGAATGAAGTCCTTTGCGACGGCTGATTTTTGGAAAGCGTATGCTGAATTATCACCTGAAATTAAAGAGCAAGCGCAGAAAGCTTATCAACTTTGGCAGGAAAACTCACTTCACCCGTCTCTACATTTCAAAAAGGTTGGTAAAAATCTTTGGTCTGCTCGTATTAGTGGTGGGTATCGAGCATTAGCCTTAAAAAGTGGTGATGATTATTATTGGATTTGGATTGGTAATCACGATGAATATGAGAGTTTTTTAAATTAGGAATCTGAATTAACATAAGTTCGATGTATTTAAAAAACCCCACTTCCATTTCTCTCCCCCACAGGGAGAGGGGCTTTGATTCTTACTCCCCTTCCCTTGTAGGAAGGGGTTGGGGGTTAGGTTTATGAGGCTTTGATGTTACTAAAAATACTTTTCAAATATCCTCTTAAAGTAGCAAGCTATGGAGGGAGGTTCATCTAAACTAACGTTTAATTAAAAATCACCGCAAATCTGAGACTTTTGACTGTTTGGGTACGGGTATAGTTATTACCTAGGCAAAAATTATGTTACCTAAACCTCTGTTCTGTTTGATTGCGTTAACGATCTGAGATGCCCAAGATTGAGTTAGAGTAACTGCATAGGCGAAAACTGGCAATCAAGTTGATGGTGTTCCTGTGGTTGGAATTGTGATCGTTTCTCACAGTCGTCTACTGGCAGAAGGTGTGCGGGAACTGGCACTGCAAATGGTTCCCGATTATATTTCCTTGGCAATTGCGGCTGGAATTGATGATGTTGATGATCATCAACTTGGAACTGATGTGCTCCAGGTTCAAGCTGCCATTGAGTCAGTATATGGCGATGGGGGAGTTTTGGTGTTGATGGATTTGGGTAGTGCTTTGATGAGTGCGGAAATGGCACTGGAATTATTACCCGAAGAAAAACGCCACAATGTTTATTTATGTGAAGCCCCTTTGGTGGAAGGCGCGATCGCTGCCACAATTTCAGCGGCTGCTGGTAACGATCTTTCCCAAGTTATCGCCGAAGCGCGTGCTGCTTTGGCGGCTAAGGGTTCCCAATTAGGAGTTGTCAGCAGTTCTTTATTAATTGCTGACAAAAATCAACTTCCTCCAGTTGACGATGCTCCAGTTCTAGAAATACGCTTGCGAGTCAGTAATAAACTGGGTCTACATGCCCGTCCCGCAGCTAAATTTGTGGCAACTGCGGCTAAATTTGAATCGCAAGTTAAAGTAAAAAATATTACCCGCTCCACTGTATTTGTCCGGGCAAACAGCATCAACCAAGTGACGATGTTGGGGGTTCGCCATGGTCACGAATTGGCAATTACAGCCAGTGGTACAGATGCCGAAGCTGCTTTAGCAGCAATGAAGGAACTAGTAGAAAGTCACTTTGGTGAGGATGAAACCGCAATTTGGCAGCCAGGAGATGGAGATACACGCCCCTATCGCTCCTCGGTAACTTCAGATTTACGAGGAATATCGGCTTCACCAGGAGTTGCGATCGCGCCTAGCGTTCTCTACATTAATACTCCTTTACCTCGTTACCAATTACCAACGGCTCCTCTTCAGCAATATCATGTAGAGAATTCAGAAAATGAGTGGCAAAGACTACAAAATACAATTCAAGCAGCACATCAAGAAATTGAAATTTTATTGTCGGAAACATCCACCCAAATTGGTGATAATGAGGCGGCAATTTTCGATGCTCACCTGTTATTTTTAGAAGATCCTTTAGTATTAGAAGCCCTTCAGCAACATATATTTGTTGAACATCTCAACGCCGTAGCCGCTTGGCAAGCTGTTGTTGATGAATTAGCAAATCAGTATCGTACCCAGGAAGATATGTATCTGAGGGCGCGTGCAGCCGATGTGATGGATGTTGGTCAGCGGGTACTCCGATTATT includes:
- a CDS encoding YebC/PmpR family DNA-binding transcriptional regulator translates to MSGHSKWATIKRQKAVVDAKKGKTFTQLSRAIIVAVRNGIPDPSGNFQLRTAIEKAKAAGIPNDNIERAIAKGAGTFNDGSIFESIRYEGYGCGGVAIIVEAFTDNRNRTAADLRVAFSKNGGNLGETGCVSWMFEQKAVCVVTGVKDEDKLLEASLEGGAETYEMVDAGVSEVFTDISNLENLSQTLKTAGFTVSDAEWRWLPSNYVEIVDSEQARSLFKLIDTLETLDDVQNVTANFEMSEQLMDLGV
- a CDS encoding XisI protein encodes the protein MDKLTNYQNIIKQVLTEYQRISAQVPVLDVDEVLMFDDERSHYLWFNIGWKQGKRVKGISVYVRIKNEKVYIEEDWTEEGMATELMQLGVPTSDIVLAFQPPEVRKYTEFATA
- a CDS encoding XisH family protein — its product is MPAKDIYHDAVKNALIKDGWIITADPYPIKYEEIKLFADMAGEKTIAANKQEKQIVVEVKSFLSRSPMRDFETALGQYLIYKAFLSVEHPEQELYLAIIQKIYDDFFQKVAIQFILVKYQVSLIIVDLDKEEIIQWTS